In Acidobacteriota bacterium, the DNA window TAAATCATCAATCTGATGATGTCAAGGGGTAATCCTTACAAATTTGGCTTTTCTGATTGAGGGTACGATGACCCAAATGTATAATGCGCACCTCATGAACATCCACGAGGCATTGGTCCACCTGCGCAGGAAAACCGGCATGACCCAGCGGGAGGTCTCCCGAAGGGCGGAGATGGCCTCGGGTTCCCTCAGCCGAATCGAACAGGGGAACGGCCTACCCTCGATTCCCTCGCTGCTGCGGCTGCTCGAAGTGCTCGGTGCCGACTTATTGGATCTGGCGGTGGCCATGAAGTTCGCCGGCCGACAGCCGGAGACTCGCGCTCACCTGATGGACGAATGGCAGATTCCAGAGGAAGGAAGTGAGGCCATCTCGGATGAACTGAGGCGAGACG includes these proteins:
- a CDS encoding helix-turn-helix transcriptional regulator → MYNAHLMNIHEALVHLRRKTGMTQREVSRRAEMASGSLSRIEQGNGLPSIPSLLRLLEVLGADLLDLAVAMKFAGRQPETRAHLMDEWQIPEEGSEAISDELRRD